One Gimesia aquarii DNA segment encodes these proteins:
- a CDS encoding DUF6655 family protein, protein MTDFNLFIKNGISAFLLIMLLALSQGCGKMITNSATEQLLTSDAVDQTISQIDFSNLANKKVFFDTSYIKNIKGVGFVNGDYIISSLRQQIVAANCLIQEKKEDADYVIEARVGTLATNGHEVNYGIPASNMLSSAASLVPTAPSIPTIPEISLAKKNNHSAAAKISVFAYNQKTRERVWQSGVLQAKSTARNTWILGAGPFQRGTIYKDGTQFAGSKIEIPLSGGDEFSNASTVDYQESARFIETPKSSSNKGDTTKKREVKTLEEWIQAETTKEKEKQKTKPTSNAPKVETKSVGTQTKTVEEAQTIPEAKAELDPAKIKTVLFLKPGKATSYQDWLQGDSSRISTVWPQDPKPPLKKTPEISPDSNTTEKFEIDDTFRKILSE, encoded by the coding sequence ATGACTGATTTTAATTTGTTCATCAAGAACGGCATCTCTGCATTTTTGCTGATTATGCTGCTGGCCCTCTCACAAGGGTGTGGCAAGATGATTACCAATAGTGCGACCGAGCAGTTATTGACGTCCGATGCCGTTGATCAGACGATTTCTCAAATCGATTTCAGCAATCTGGCAAATAAAAAAGTCTTCTTTGACACGTCGTATATCAAAAACATCAAAGGAGTGGGGTTTGTAAATGGCGACTATATTATCAGTTCATTACGACAGCAGATCGTCGCAGCCAACTGTTTGATCCAAGAAAAAAAAGAAGATGCTGATTATGTGATCGAAGCGCGTGTCGGCACCCTGGCGACCAATGGGCATGAAGTGAACTACGGAATTCCTGCCAGTAATATGCTTTCTTCCGCTGCATCATTAGTTCCCACAGCCCCTAGTATTCCAACGATTCCTGAAATCTCGTTAGCAAAGAAGAATAACCATAGTGCCGCAGCCAAGATTAGCGTGTTTGCCTACAACCAGAAAACACGTGAGCGCGTCTGGCAATCTGGTGTTCTCCAGGCTAAGAGCACGGCTCGCAACACTTGGATTCTCGGAGCAGGACCATTTCAACGGGGAACAATCTACAAAGATGGAACTCAGTTTGCGGGTTCGAAAATTGAGATTCCATTGTCAGGTGGAGATGAATTTTCTAATGCGAGTACAGTCGATTACCAGGAATCCGCACGGTTCATTGAAACTCCTAAGTCTTCCTCAAATAAGGGTGACACTACTAAAAAGCGTGAAGTGAAAACACTGGAAGAGTGGATTCAAGCTGAGACGACTAAAGAAAAAGAAAAGCAGAAAACAAAACCCACTTCAAACGCGCCAAAAGTAGAAACCAAGTCTGTAGGCACACAAACGAAAACCGTTGAGGAAGCACAGACTATTCCTGAAGCGAAAGCTGAACTTGATCCAGCGAAGATCAAAACGGTTCTCTTCCTGAAACCAGGAAAAGCAACAAGCTATCAGGATTGGTTACAAGGGGACTCATCCCGAATCTCAACAGTCTGGCCTCAGGACCCCAAACCGCCGCTTAAAAAGACTCCTGAGATCTCCCCAGATTCAAACACAACAGAAAAGTTTGAAATTGACGACACGTTTCGCAAAATTCTTTCTGAATAA
- a CDS encoding sulfatase, whose translation MLALSNLSNRFSIPVMLGALISSLLLMSYDLTEANGNEHKRPNILFIFTDDHASHAMSCYGSKINQTPNLDRIAREGMIFNNCFCTNSICGPSRAVILTGKHSHLNGFKQNGNKFDGSQQTFPKILRRNGYQTAIVGKWHLATQPTGFDYSEILIGQGPYYNPPMIKNGKRVKHVGYTTDIITDLALDYLKNSRDTDKPFMLMYQHKAPHRNWQPGPKYLHMYDEVTIPEPDNLFDNYEGRGTAAKQQDMTIATTMTPFDLKLTPPRNLTPEQLKVWNAAYEPKNRAFRKAKLTGKDLVRWKYQRYMKDYLRCIASVDENVGRMLDYLEKSGLAKNTVVIYSSDQGFYLGDHGWFDKRFMYEESYRMPFVARWPGVIKPGSVNNDLVSNLDFAETFLDIAGAKIPKDMQGVSLVPLFKGNEVAWRESLYYHYYEFYNDRRSAHMVRRHNGVRTKRYKLIDFYNLGEWELYDLKKDPREMKSVYHDPEYAQVVTELKAELKRLQKQYQVPDDRGSVQKDPPSLYIKPNPRATGATQRKKSEPKK comes from the coding sequence ATGCTGGCTCTTTCTAATCTCTCAAACCGATTCTCTATTCCAGTGATGCTGGGCGCACTCATTAGTTCTCTGCTCTTAATGAGCTACGACCTCACAGAAGCGAATGGCAATGAGCATAAGCGACCGAACATCCTGTTTATTTTTACGGATGATCATGCTTCACATGCCATGAGTTGTTATGGATCAAAAATCAACCAAACTCCCAACCTGGATCGCATCGCTCGTGAAGGGATGATCTTTAATAACTGTTTCTGCACAAACAGTATTTGTGGCCCCAGTCGAGCTGTAATTCTGACCGGAAAACATAGTCACCTGAATGGCTTTAAACAGAATGGCAATAAATTTGATGGTTCACAGCAAACGTTTCCCAAAATCCTGAGAAGAAATGGCTACCAGACAGCCATCGTAGGAAAATGGCATCTTGCCACCCAACCCACCGGTTTCGACTATTCAGAAATTCTGATTGGCCAAGGTCCCTATTATAATCCCCCCATGATCAAAAACGGGAAACGTGTCAAACACGTTGGTTACACGACGGACATCATTACTGATCTCGCACTTGACTATCTCAAAAATAGCCGAGATACGGATAAACCATTCATGCTGATGTACCAACACAAAGCACCACACCGCAATTGGCAACCGGGACCGAAGTATTTACATATGTACGATGAAGTGACCATTCCCGAACCCGATAACCTGTTCGATAACTATGAAGGGCGCGGGACCGCAGCCAAACAACAGGATATGACCATTGCAACCACAATGACCCCCTTCGATTTGAAATTAACGCCTCCCAGAAATCTCACTCCCGAACAATTAAAAGTCTGGAATGCCGCTTACGAACCCAAAAACAGAGCATTCCGCAAGGCAAAGCTCACGGGTAAAGACCTGGTCCGTTGGAAATACCAACGCTATATGAAGGATTATCTGAGGTGCATTGCCTCGGTCGATGAAAATGTGGGGCGTATGCTCGACTATCTGGAGAAGTCGGGACTTGCGAAAAATACGGTTGTGATTTACTCATCGGACCAGGGGTTTTATTTGGGAGATCATGGCTGGTTCGATAAGCGTTTCATGTACGAGGAATCTTATCGCATGCCGTTTGTGGCACGCTGGCCCGGAGTCATCAAACCAGGCAGTGTGAATAATGATCTGGTTTCCAATCTCGACTTTGCAGAAACATTTCTCGATATTGCAGGCGCAAAAATACCAAAAGATATGCAAGGGGTCAGCTTAGTACCACTCTTTAAAGGAAATGAAGTCGCGTGGCGCGAAAGCCTCTATTATCATTACTATGAATTTTATAATGATCGTCGTTCAGCCCATATGGTACGCCGCCATAACGGAGTTCGTACGAAACGCTATAAACTAATTGATTTCTACAATCTGGGGGAATGGGAACTCTATGACCTGAAAAAAGATCCCCGTGAAATGAAAAGTGTCTATCATGATCCAGAGTATGCTCAAGTTGTTACAGAACTTAAGGCAGAACTGAAACGATTACAAAAGCAGTATCAGGTTCCCGATGACAGAGGATCGGTGCAAAAAGATCCGCCGTCACTTTACATCAAACCC